A genome region from Amblyraja radiata isolate CabotCenter1 chromosome 2, sAmbRad1.1.pri, whole genome shotgun sequence includes the following:
- the LOC116990982 gene encoding C-C chemokine receptor type 7-like, translating into METSVTTNDSWDFAFLDPSLFSTACETSGVRNFGRLFMPSLYAVIFVTGLLGNLLVIVTYVLYVKQKTMTDVYVMNLAIADLIFLCTLPFWAIDAYNEWIFGTSMCKIMNGVYTVNFYSCMLTLACVSVNRYNLIVQSTKMLKSKMKIFHSKIVCAGVWVLAIMLALPEFILSEAFDMPDKVICTMVYPPNSDIIMVGVHVLQMVVGFLIPCVTMIICYSIIAKTLLQVKGFQKNKSLKIIVAVVIVFMICELPFNVILLMQTLSIISNESMSCEYKLNRNYAIIITESIAYVHCSLNPILYVFLGVKFRNNLLKILKDAGCISQRLLVGCLKTECETSQQKSGISETTSFHPL; encoded by the coding sequence ATGGAGACTTCAGTCACCACCAATGATAGTTGGGATTTTGCCTTCCTGGATCCTTCACTTTTTTCAACAGCCTGTGAAACATCAGGTGTCAGAAACTTTGGTAGGCTTTTCATGCCCAGTTTATATGCAGTAATATTTGTGACAGGGCTTCTGGGCAATTTGTTGGTCATTGTGACATATGTCCTTTATGTGAAGCAGAAGACCATGACAGATGTCTACGTGATGAATCTAGCGATCGCTGATTTAATCTTCCTTTGCACCCTGCCATTCTGGGCAATCGATGCATATAATGAATGGATATTTGGAACTTCTATGTGCAAAATTATGAATGGTGTGTACACAGTCAATTTCTACAGCTGTATGTTAACTCTTGCCTGTGTAAGTGTCAACAGGTACAATTTGATTGTTCAGTCAACAAAAATGCTTAAGAGTAAAATGAAAATATTTCATAGTAAGATAGTTtgtgcaggggtttgggtgcttgCAATCATGCTGGCCCTTCCAGAATTTATATTAAGTGAAGCATTTGATATGCCTGACAAAGTTATTTGTACTATGGTATACCCTCCTAATTCAGATATCATCATGGTAGGAGTCCATGTATTGCAGATGGTTGTGGGATTTTTGATCCCCTGTGTGACAATGATTATTTGCTATTCAATCATTGCAAAAACTCTACTCCAAGTTAAGGGCTTTcagaagaataaatcattaaagaTTATAGTTGCAGTTGTCATTGTATTTATGATTTGTGAACTGCCATTTAATGTTATACTCTTAATGCAAACTCTATCGATCATAAGTAATGAAAGCATGAGTTGTGAATACAAGCTAAATAGAAACTATGCAATTATCATAACAGAGAGCATTGCCTATGTACACTGCAGCCTCAATCCTATTTTATATGTATTTCTTGGAGTGAAGTTTAGAAACAACCTCTTAAAGATTTTAAAAGATGCTGGATGTATAAGTCAAAGACTATTGGTGGGGTGTCTGAAAACTGAATGCGAGACATCACAACAAAAATCAGGAATCTCTGAAACAACAAGTTTTCACCCTTTATAG